The Haloarchaeobius litoreus DNA window TCGAAGCGATGGGCATCCACAGCTAGGGCCCACGACGCCACCCACCCGTTCTTTCGCCCGTCGCGCTGACAGTCCCGACTGGACGGACCGTACGGACCATCCGTGCGACACAACGCTTAACGAGCGGGACGACAGACGTACCCGAAGATGGTGCTCCTCGTCGGTACGTTCGACGGCGTCTTCGCCGTCCACGACGGTCACGACGGCAGTCCCGAGCGACGGCTGCACGCGACCGTCTACCGGCTGTGCTCGACGGGGGGCGGCTGCATCGCGGCGACCGGGTCCGGCCTCTACCGGACGACCGACGGCCACGACTGGGTCCACGTCGCGGAGCTCCCCGGCGCGGCCGTCTCGACGGCTGTCAGCCCGGACGGCGAGCGCTGGTACGTCGGCACCGATCCCGCCGCCGTCCACGTCTCCACCGACGACGGGGCGAGCTGGCGCGAGCTCGACGCACTCCAGTCGCTCCCGGACCGCGACCGCTGGCGCGACCGCGCCCCCGGCGAGGACGCGAACGTCCGAACGATAGCGGTCCACCCTGGCGCACCCGACCGGCTCGCCGTCGGCATCGAACCCGGCGGCGTCTACCTCAGCGTCGACGGCGGCGAGACGTGGTCGGCCCGCTCGGCGGGCGTCCACGACGACGTCCACCACCTGCTCGCGCTCGGGGCCGACGAGTACGTCGCCGCCTGCGGGAACGGGCTCTACCGGACCGACGACGCCGGCCGCACGTGGCTCAGACAGGACACCGACTTCCGCGACTTCTGGTTCAACTACTTCCGCGAGAGCTGCCAGCACGACGGCACGCTGTACACGGCCGCCAACGGCTGGGGCCCGGCTGCACCCGGTGGGGCGCTGTTCGAGGCGACCGACGACGGCGAGGTGGAGCGGCTCCCCTATCCGGGTGAGAACGACTCGTTCGTCGTCTCGTGGGCCATGGAAGACGACACGGTGTACGCCGGCACGATGGACGTACAGGACGGCTTCGGTCAGTACGCTCCTG harbors:
- a CDS encoding WD40/YVTN/BNR-like repeat-containing protein, which encodes MVLLVGTFDGVFAVHDGHDGSPERRLHATVYRLCSTGGGCIAATGSGLYRTTDGHDWVHVAELPGAAVSTAVSPDGERWYVGTDPAAVHVSTDDGASWRELDALQSLPDRDRWRDRAPGEDANVRTIAVHPGAPDRLAVGIEPGGVYLSVDGGETWSARSAGVHDDVHHLLALGADEYVAACGNGLYRTDDAGRTWLRQDTDFRDFWFNYFRESCQHDGTLYTAANGWGPAAPGGALFEATDDGEVERLPYPGENDSFVVSWAMEDDTVYAGTMDVQDGFGQYAPARILRREEHGWFEAAQVPAGARTLATI